A region from the Gossypium hirsutum isolate 1008001.06 chromosome A08, Gossypium_hirsutum_v2.1, whole genome shotgun sequence genome encodes:
- the LOC107948041 gene encoding uncharacterized protein, protein MGLQAAIERKIKSLEVYGDSALVIYQLQGEWEIRDSKLINYRRLVLGLVEEFDDITFNYLSRDENQMADALVTFTSMIKISRQEDVKPIQMSICKAPSYCYNIEEEVRDDHPWYQDILRYVRNREYSDQATENEKRALRRLACDYQGSRLKIEDLVSLKQLWSRSKTTNLISMYRQWNRFKLPALYT, encoded by the exons atggggcTCCAAGCAGCTATAGAGCGCAAGATTAAGTCactggaagtatatggagattctgcgctGGTAATTTACCAACTTCAAGGTGAATGGGAGATAAGAGATTCCAAATTAATCAATTACAGAAGGTTGGTGTTGGGGTTAGTCGAAGAATTTGATGATATTACCTTCAATTATCTCTCGCgcgatgaaaaccagatggcagatgctttggtTACTTTCACTTCCATGATCAAAATAAGCAGACAAGAAGATGTGAAGcccattcagatgagtatttgTAAGGCCCCGtcttattgttataatatagaGGAAGAAGTGAGagatgatcatccttggtatcaggatatattgcgatatgtgagaaATCGTGAATATTCAGATCAAGCCACGGAGAATGAAAAAAGGGCGTTGAGAAGACTTGCCTGTGATTAT caaggaagcagactaaaGATTGAGGATCTTGTTTCCCTTAAGCAGCTGTGGAGCAGGTCAAAGACAACAAATCTTATCTCTATGTATCGACAATGGAATAGATTTAAGTTACCAGCCTTGTAtacctga